In Phoenix dactylifera cultivar Barhee BC4 chromosome 1, palm_55x_up_171113_PBpolish2nd_filt_p, whole genome shotgun sequence, the genomic stretch GCCAACTCTGAGATCTTCCTGCTTCCATTGTGCCTATTTCCTGGACCTGGCAGTAGCAACTCCTTAATGTTGTTCAAGAACACGCTCTGCTGGTGCATCATGATTAAAAGAATTATAACGAGGCTTATATTAGGAAATAGGGACAAACTGTCGCTCTCATTCTGTAAACTGGTTTTTCTGCAACAAATTCTTCCTTCTGGGCAACTCCGTTGATGAAAAGCAAACCATGGTGAACCTGCAGTAAAGCAGAAGTGTAAattcaataacaatatgaagacCTCAAACATGCGATTTATGTATGTTAAATATATACACGAATGtatgtgttgtatgtattaCTGTTTTCTGaaacaaaatgaaataaaaaggtTTGAATTAGCATTGCAAATTTGTTGTAATTCATAGACAGAAAGGATCACTTGACCTGTACGGCCTAACATATAGAAATGGAAAGCAGTGCTAAGCCATCACGTTATGTGATATTGTAAAGAGTGGCAGAGAAGTTAGGGTACGACGCAGAACAAAGCCTTTCCCATCCACTTGCAGCATATACATAGGTAGCTCCTCACCAAACATGGGATGCTTGTGACCTTTGTTACATGGACTTGGATGCTTATGCCGGGTATGGGTGTGTCTGAGAATCCAACCTTTGAATATCTAAAAATTTCTTCTTACAAAGCTATGTCCAAGCGTCATTACCAGTGTCCAGGTTCAAATAGTCGGTATGGGTACCCTAGGCTAAATTGAAGGATCTGGAAAACACAGCTTGTAACAGCCCTAGCGGAGTATACATAATAATATCTGATGTGGGGATATAACAGCCTTGGCCCAAACATAACCTCTTGATCAGGATCAACGATTAGAAGACAGATGATTTCTTATTACAGATCATGAATCCTAGATCTTATAACATCTAATCATGGGATCACAGCACTCTATCAATATGGAGTTACCTCAGGGATACCAAATCAAGCAGCCAGCCCTCTATCTCGACCCAGTGTTCTTTCAAGCATCATATGAAAATTACTATCTAGGTAGGACTTTAGGTGCTTTAACTAACATGTTAGCAGACGCAAGGACTCAAGTCCTAGCAGGACATCCCACGGAACACCGAGACAAGATACCTCCCGAGCGTCGAGACAAGACCATCCCGCAACTGTCCCAACATCCCAAGGCACGTCTTGGGGCATCCCCTATCCCAAGGGTCGGGACAGAGCAAAACAGCTGTGCATCCTATTCCATAAAAAAACCAGGACAATCCTATCCCACGAGATTTAAGACCTTGAGtaaaagatttatatttttttatagcaaATTCTACATTTTATGCAAACTTTTCAGTGGAAATTACTTTCCACATAAATATCACATTTGCTAAGAAAATTTACATTCGGAAAAAAGTAGAAGCTTACTCTTTCTAATAAAGCAATGGGATTGGTTAATTCTAGTTTGTCAATTAAATTACTCAATTTGGTCATTCTTACTTGGATTTCCAAATTCATGACTTATTTCCACTTAAACTCATATGGCATTTTTAAAATCACAAATGAGGAAAAAGGATCACTTTATTATGATTTATAACTACTTTACACATTGGGCACTTCTTTGGTGCAGATAACTATCATGGGCAATGTTACTTAGATACTTCATACAAATATCAAGTGCTGAAGTGTCCAGAAGTGTCGGGCAgagattttttgaaaaaaaaagaagaagatagacaTATGCCCATGTTATATTcgttcattcattcatttatgcAGGTATGAAGGAATTTATATAAGCGTGCTTGCATGCAACACGTGTACATATATGTCTATGCATATCTGTGTATATGCATATGCACTAGGTATATGCATATGTTTGTGAAGAATTTGTTGCAGCAATTGCTTTCTGATTAGATAGAATATATAATCCTTTGCTAGATGTTATATTAGACTTGATAACTTCTAAGTACCAAAATTTAGCATGTAAGCATGACAATATCATGGTAGGCTAATTTGAAGTGTCGGAGTGTCACAAAGTGTCCAAAGTCTCTAGATGTCTAGATACAGTGGAAACCAGTTCTtcatatgcatatgtatatgaaGAATTTGCTGCACCTCTTGCTTTCTAATTAGATAGCATTCATAAACCTTTGCTAAATGTTGTATTAGACTTGAAAACTTCTAGGAATAAAAATTTAGCATGCAACCATGACAATATCATGGTGGGCTGATTTGAAGTGTCAAGGAGCATCATAAAGTGTCAGTGTCTTGATATGGCAGAGAAACCAGTTCTTTACATGTCCAAGTAACACTGGTCATGGGTGAGTGAAACTGGTATTGAGCCAGCTATAGGCATTTGGGCTCTCTATAAACTAGATCAGCTTCTTTTTGAAGTGCGACCTTAAATAACTCCACCAATCTTCTTGAGTATCCTCGCGAGGGCCCTTTTCATTGACCGGCCCGCACACAGTTGGGCCAGTGGGCCAGGCCCATTGGCCGTTGCGGTCTCTAGCTCTCCAGGGGCTATAAAAGCCCCAAACATCCTCCCTCAGAAATAGGATTTTTTGAACGACGTCGATGTCGTGGAGAGGGTCGTCGCAGTTCATCCCCGGAGCTAGGTAAGCCTCCCGACCACCTTGTTTTCCATTTTTCCCTACCCTTCCTCCTCCCGATCCACTCGAGAGGATAGGTAaattaaaagagaaaaagaaagaagggtaTACTTTGGATTTTAGATTGATCAATTAGGAAAATCTAAGTCTTGTGGACCAGCAATCAAAAATCCAATCAACGGAGGCTTTCCATCATCACGGAGTCCACAGAGGGATTGACAATTAACAATTAAATAGCTGTTTTTATTTCCTTGGGCCTCTCAGGCCTTCCattcaagagagagagagcgtgacattttttttttgaatttaatatACGCATGATTTTCCGCATATTTTATTGTTTATTGCTTTGGGTATAACTTTATGCTTATTCTTAAAAATTGACAGTAGATTTTCATGTCTAGGGTCCCCATTAAAATTGACAGTAGCTCCGGCACCACTTCTCGCCGTCAAGTTCGACACCGCTTGTCGGAACTTGAGTTCGTCGTCTAGTCCGACACCGCTTCTGTTGATATTTcggattttatcattttcaactctcttatattttgatttgtttgcaGTGATTGTCTTAATTGTTTTGTTTGATAATAGTATTTTTAGAttcaaatgtctaatagaaaatttgaatgtggatgtgaaaaaatcaaaaaaaaaatcgaaaaattcattcaatctcaaaaaagagctctagatagatttgttgtcataaacaaacaaaacactacatcaagtttaactcaaaacgaaatagagtttGAAGATGACATCAAAAGAACGAAACAAACATCTACTAAAACTAGTTCTCTACTGAAGAACACAATGAGAAATTAGATGAAGATAGGATAAACAAGGATAGTGTAGAATTTAATGAAACTAGTTCTATTTCTACAAATATATATGATCATGGTCaatgaaaaaatattaatacaaaGTTGAGAGATCTATTAGTGAAAAGAGGTCCAATTAGAGATTATGATATTCATTTTTCTAGAGATGAAAATAATAGACACTTCTTTACTATACATTACATTCATAAGTTACCTAATGGTGAAAAATATGATAGAAAATGGTTAGTATATTCGAAGAATTTGGATAGAGtatattatttttgttgtaaattatttgattcaacgCATAGCATGAGTCACTTAGTCAATAAAGAAACTAGGGACTGAAAAATTTAGGTATTAAGCTCAAAAGTCATGAAATAACTAATGCACATATTACTAGCATGAATAAGTGGATTGATTTAGAAGTGAGATTGTTGAAAAACATAACAATAGACAAAAGTCTAcaagaacaaataaaccaagagaAGGATCATTGAAAAAAGTACTATTTGAGAATTATTGTTGTTGTgaaaaatcttgcaaaaaataatttagcatttccgagaaagaatgaaaagatctaCCAAAGTAATAACGGAAATTTTCTAAGTATTATTAAAATGATTGCAAAATTTGATCCAGTAATGCAAGAACATGTTTGGCGCATTTAATATGGTGAAATTCATAATCATTATTTAGATCATAAgattcaaaatgaattgattcaaatattagcatctaaaattaaaactataataattaaaaagattaaagtaaaatacttttctgtaatacttgattgcactcctGATGCAAGCTATCAAGAACAAATGATCCtagttttaagatgtgtagatGCTTCAACAAGTCCCgtaaaagtagaagaatattttttagaatttttagaaataGATGATACCTCTAGAAAAAGTCTTTTTGTGAACTTATAAATATACTAGAAAAACATAAACTTAAAATTAATGATATTAGAGGATAAGGGTATAACAACAAGtctaatatgaaagaaaaacattaaGATGTACAAAGAAGATTATTGGATATAAATTCTAAAGCGTTTTACACACCATGTGAATGTCATaacttaaatttagtattatgtgataCTGCTAACTCATGTCTTAAAGCTATATCTTTTTTTGAAGTGATACAACgaatttataccttattttcttcttatacaaaatgatgaaaaattttACAAGATAATGTATCCACATTGACTCTTAAACCTTTGTCACAGACACGTTGGAAAAGTCATATTGAAAAtgtcaaagcaattaaaaaccaagctcctaaaataagagatgcCTTAGTTCAATTAGTGAAAACTAGTGAAGATCCTGAAACAAAGAGTGAAGCCACATGCTTAGCTacatatgagattgaaaattttgaattcttattGAGCATGAATATTTGATATGATATATTGTTTGTTGTTAACTCAGTTAGTAAGAACTTACAATCTGAAGACATGTATATTGATATTGTTATAAATCAATTAAAagatcttctttcttatttgaaaagttaTAGAAAAAATCGATTCATGACTGCTTTGGTTTCATCTAAAGAAACTGCAATTGAAATGAAAATAAAACCTACATTTCGTAATAAATGTGTAATccgtagaaaaaaataatttgatgaAAATAGTAATGATGAGATAGAAAAATCAACCgaagaatcttttagaattgattactttttatcaagctatttcttcaattcaaaataggtttgaacaattCACCATACATGAAaatgtttttgattttttgtttaattttagaaagttaaaatctttgaacGAAGAGGATCTGAAAAAGTATTGTCATAATCTTGAAAACTTTTAAAAGCATGGTcaatattctgatattgatagtcttgatctgttttcagagttaaaagttttaaaagaagttTTATAAACAAAAACTAGTACCCCTATTGATACTTCacgttttataaaaaaaacaaattcttTTTCAAATGCATGCATTGCTTACAAAATATTGTTAACAAGACctgtaacagttgcttctgctgaaaAAGAAATTTCGAAATTAAAGTcgataaaatcttatttttgGTAAGGAAAAAAATAGTGCACAGGGTACATACCTCGACACAGTCTCCGGCCTTTGCAACAATCCTTTTTATTAAAACATCATCCTTCTTGAATCCAAAATCCTGCAAACAGAACCAATATGAGAGACCCAAACCAAGAATAGGAGCAGAAAgttaaaatgaaaatatttctCATGGCAAAACCAAAACCTGTAAACAAGTAGGGGCCCTGAAAAGGACAATATCATCCACGGAAGGGCTCCTGAAATAGTATGAAACctagaaaaaagaaagcaaacattaattaagaaacttttaaaaaaaaaacaaagttaTGATATCCAGAAGCCACAAAAATTCAAATGGACACAGAACTCCAACAATGCTTAGCTTCCTTACCTTTTCAGCGATGATCCGATCACCAGCACGGAAAGTAGGGAACATGGAGGAAGAGGCAATGTAACGGACTTCAGCAAACATGGTCGATATCAAGAGCAGCACAAGAAAAAGCTCGAGCCCATCAACCCCCGGCCACCACCGCCTTCGAAGAGACATCCAGCTCCCCTTCCCATTAGCCTCATTTCCAATCGCCACGGCCTCACTCTCCAAGAGAGAGTGAGAACGGGGAGGGATCAGAGACATCAAGGATTCATGGCACGGCATCCATCGGAGGGAAGGGCAAGAGAGAAACTGGCACAGCCACCACGACTTCAGGAACCGCATAACACAAGAGGAGAAATTGAAGAGGAAAAGGAGAGGACGGTGACGGCAAGGAGAAATGGAGGAATGGAGTGGGCGGGAGATCATGCGAGGAGGGGTTTTAAACGGACGGAGAGGACACGGATGCGGCGGAGGCGCTGGTCGACGaagcagtggagggagcagtgGAGGGTGGGAAGGAGGCGCCGGGCGCGGACGCGCAGCTCCAGGAGGAGCAGATCAAGAAGGAATTCTCCCAAGATCAGGGGCTTCTGCGAGTGATTTCGGTCGTCTGGAACAAAGGAGGGGGATGGAGAAGTGAGGAGGAGGAAGACAAGGAGAAGGTACAGGAGATATTCAGGCATAATAATAGCTCTAATGAGGATGGAAACGGAACGAAAGAGGTCTTTCTTTAGAGAGGGGAGGAAGCGGTGGACGAAGAAGCCATAGGAGGGGAGTCTCTCTCTTCTTGAAGAAGCTTTTGGGGAGCAAGAGGGGAAAATggaaggagagaagaggaggaactAAAAAGAcaggagagaggaaggaagtCAGACGCGGGTATGGATTGTCGGAAGATGGGCCCAAAGTTTCCTTGCTCTCCAAGTTTCTCCTACGGGCCCGAAAGTGGAATCGGGCTCTCGGGTAATGCGTTCACACACGCCACAGACACAGGTTTGAGGTCCAGTTACGACATCCTTTAAAGCCCAGATGATGGAtaggggaaaaaagaaaggtAAAAAATGGAAATCTAATATCccataagaatattttttgaGCTCATAATCTGTGGAACTAGAGGAGCCTACCTCTCTGTCTATGAATTGAATGAGGGATCAGCCATAGTCTGCTCCGTATCCAGTCTCACCTTTCAAATatcgggctcgtttggttcgcgggaagtattttcccttctAGGAATAttattcctgggaatcagattcctagaaagaggatacctaggaaagtatttttgacatgtttgattaaccatgagaaagtgactaatttccaaagtgcttatgtttggttgaccatccactttcctaggaaagttatgtataattcctattatgcccttaataaaaattaggtgtttaatgcctttttaatgcttctttaatgctgaagggtctttttgggaaaaaaataaaaaaggagtgattcccacctcatgggaaagtaactttcccatgtttctcatgggaaagactttcccatgaaatgtgggaatcatattcccatgggaatacaacttttccatctctctcctttgaaaactccaaccaaacaagaggcatttcattactttcccgttgaccacactttcccccctccttttcctgcgaaccaaacgagcccatcaTGTGGTTGTGGCTCTCATAATCTTCAAACTGGTCCTCGCAAAGTCCATATTCACATCCTTAATTTTCCCTATCATCACACTATTAAGTACAGACAGTGTGATTAAGTGGGTGTGTCTGCTCCATGATTTCTTGTACACTTATTGATTTGCTTTATAACAACAATTAAAAGAAGTTGGAGGATATTTAATTCTAGTTaataaaaacattgaggacagtTCTATTTCACCCACAAAGTTTACATACACCACTTGTTTAAAAACAAGTAATAGTTGTTTGGTCATCAGCATATATTTATCTTAAAAAAGGGATATTATTAATATGCTATTAGCATttgtataccaaaaaaaaaaagatacaaaattttatttttttgagaaaattattTGATATGATACGAATTTTCGAACCAATTTAATTGCATATGGCTCAGTCCAGCAGCAGATGCT encodes the following:
- the LOC103722213 gene encoding chloroplast processing peptidase-like isoform X1 — its product is MISRPLHSSISPCRHRPLLFLFNFSSCVMRFLKSWWLCQFLSCPSLRWMPCHESLMSLIPPRSHSLLESEAVAIGNEANGKGSWMSLRRRWWPGVDGLELFLVLLLISTMFAEVRYIASSSMFPTFRAGDRIIAEKVSYYFRSPSVDDIVLFRAPTCLQDFGFKKDDVLIKRIVAKAGDCVEVHHGLLFINGVAQKEEFVAEKPVYRMRATRVPAGHVYVMGDNRNNSYDSHVWGPLPVANIVGRYVMCCS
- the LOC103722213 gene encoding chloroplast processing peptidase-like isoform X2, producing the protein MISRPLHSSISPCRHRPLLFLFNFSSCVMRFLKSWWLCQFLSCPSLRWMPCHESLMSLIPPRSHSLLESEAVAIGNEANGKGSWMSLRRRWWPGVDGLELFLVLLLISTMFAEVRYIASSSMFPTFRAGDRIIAEKVSYYFRSPSVDDIVLFRAPTCLQDFGFKKDDVLIKRIVAKAGDCVEVHHGLLFINGVAQKEEFVAEKPVYRMRATVQEIGTMEAGRSQSWPGLLHVVDISSASCACLQAMSM